One genomic window of Nocardioides daphniae includes the following:
- a CDS encoding fibronectin type III domain-containing protein: MSAADLAGYNVYRATWSDGPWTKLTGSTISARSYDATNLTNGSTYFFAVTSVDTTGNESAKSTAASATPAAADDTRPPPVPRDLDTTPGDTSVHLAWAAVSAADLEGYNVYRATSSGGPWTKLTGSPISANSYEATELTNGTTYHFAVTSVDNAGNESAKSASATGLPTATRPGVSEHCGQLGGDQTWSQDGGVHRLTCDVVVPAGATLTISAKTIIKADANTRLYIQGSLVAVGAENAPVVFTTTLDDSVGVDLSGNSPEAPTPSSWGGIHVADSASATLERVEVRYADRLYVNGGSFQLVDSLASTRAGLDVTVGSADLRVSGSAVSAVNRGTAIAVSRGYTGTDVGDVVVSNNELVGGLYYYSANETSAATADLRNNQVSGAARPFQFWDKKLRPTSWTGSSFTDATYPAFYVAGELVEDWRISAEGPTYTVGITTSGSGGDGLSVPSGRSLKLDQGVVLKFHRAYNNYANLHIQGSLVAVGAENAPVVFTTTLDDSVGVDLSGNSPEAPTPSSWGGIHVADSASATLERVEVRYADRLYVNGGSFQLVDSLASTRAGLDVTVGSADLRVSGSAVSAVNRGTAIAVSRGYTGTDVGDVVVSNNELVGGLYYYSANETSAATADLRNNQVSGAARPFQFWDKKLRPTSWTGSSFTDATYPAFYVAANWLRTGESRRKGLRTPWALRPPGAGVTVFPCRLAGL; the protein is encoded by the coding sequence GTGAGTGCGGCCGACTTGGCTGGTTACAACGTGTATCGGGCGACGTGGTCGGATGGTCCGTGGACCAAGCTCACGGGCTCGACCATAAGCGCCAGGTCGTACGACGCGACGAATCTCACCAACGGGTCGACCTACTTCTTCGCCGTGACGTCGGTAGACACCACGGGCAACGAGTCAGCGAAGTCCACAGCGGCCAGCGCGACGCCTGCCGCCGCAGATGACACAAGGCCGCCACCCGTCCCGAGGGACCTCGATACGACACCGGGCGACACCTCGGTGCATCTGGCCTGGGCGGCGGTGAGTGCGGCCGACTTGGAAGGTTACAACGTCTATCGGGCGACGTCGTCGGGTGGCCCGTGGACAAAGTTGACGGGTTCGCCGATCAGTGCGAATTCGTATGAGGCTACGGAGCTGACGAACGGGACGACCTACCACTTCGCCGTGACATCGGTGGACAACGCTGGCAACGAGTCGGCGAAATCCGCTTCCGCCACAGGTTTGCCGACGGCAACCCGCCCAGGGGTCTCAGAACACTGCGGCCAGCTTGGCGGCGATCAGACCTGGTCGCAAGACGGAGGCGTCCACCGATTGACCTGCGACGTCGTAGTTCCCGCCGGAGCCACCCTGACCATATCTGCCAAGACGATCATCAAGGCCGACGCCAACACGCGTCTGTACATCCAAGGCTCGTTGGTGGCGGTGGGTGCCGAGAATGCGCCGGTGGTGTTCACCACGACTCTGGATGACTCGGTGGGGGTCGATCTCAGCGGGAATTCTCCCGAGGCGCCAACCCCGTCGTCTTGGGGTGGCATCCACGTGGCCGATAGCGCGTCGGCGACCTTGGAGCGAGTCGAGGTGCGGTATGCCGATCGTCTGTACGTCAACGGTGGCAGCTTTCAGCTGGTTGATTCGCTGGCGTCGACCCGGGCCGGGTTGGATGTGACTGTGGGGTCTGCTGACCTGCGAGTATCGGGCTCGGCGGTGAGCGCGGTGAACCGCGGCACGGCCATCGCGGTATCGCGGGGATACACCGGCACCGACGTTGGTGATGTGGTGGTTTCAAACAACGAGCTGGTGGGCGGCCTCTACTACTACTCCGCGAATGAAACTTCTGCCGCAACGGCAGATCTTCGAAACAACCAGGTATCGGGTGCGGCGCGGCCGTTCCAGTTCTGGGATAAGAAGTTACGACCTACGTCGTGGACTGGTAGCTCATTCACTGACGCGACGTATCCGGCGTTTTATGTGGCCGGCGAACTGGTTGAGGACTGGCGAATCTCGGCGGAAGGGCCTACGTACACCGTGGGCATTACGACCTCCGGGAGCGGGGGTGACGGTCTATCCGTGCCGTCTGGCCGGTCTCTGAAGTTGGATCAGGGCGTCGTCTTGAAGTTCCACCGGGCTTATAACAACTACGCAAACCTGCACATCCAAGGCTCGTTGGTGGCGGTGGGTGCCGAGAATGCGCCGGTGGTGTTCACCACGACTCTGGATGACTCGGTGGGGGTCGATCTCAGCGGGAATTCTCCCGAGGCGCCAACCCCGTCGTCTTGGGGTGGCATCCACGTGGCCGATAGCGCGTCGGCGACCTTGGAGCGAGTCGAGGTGCGGTATGCCGATCGTCTGTACGTCAACGGTGGCAGCTTTCAGCTGGTTGATTCGCTGGCGTCGACCCGGGCCGGGTTGGATGTGACTGTGGGGTCTGCTGACCTGCGAGTATCGGGCTCGGCGGTGAGCGCGGTGAACCGCGGCACGGCCATCGCGGTATCGCGGGGATACACCGGCACCGACGTTGGTGATGTGGTGGTTTCAAACAACGAGCTGGTGGGCGGCCTCTACTACTACTCCGCGAATGAAACTTCTGCCGCAACGGCAGATCTTCGAAACAACCAGGTATCGGGTGCGGCGCGGCCGTTCCAGTTCTGGGATAAGAAGTTACGACCTACGTCGTGGACTGGTAGCTCATTCACTGACGCGACGTATCCGGCGTTTTATGTGGCGGCGAACTGGTTGAGGACTGGCGAATCTCGGCGGAAGGGCCTACGTACACCGTGGGCATTACGACCTCCGGGAGCGGGGGTGACGGTCTTTCCGTGCCGTCTGGCCGGTCTCTGA
- a CDS encoding cutinase family protein — translation MKFHRAYNNYANLHIQGSLVAVGAENAPVVFTTTLDDSVGVDLSGNSPQVPGPSAWGGLYVADGGEAVLRDTTITYAATGLHTSSDGNAEIHGAILNSSSGLVAHGFTDATDVDWGSASGPSPFGTGTSVSGTGAVVFPWRGYVAPPRPPAAPAQPAPADNGCKQLVIYGLRGSGELPQGPNETTLPTFGSDTSGFGLDNLVIAGAIRDRVLELKPSATTKFVAIQYLALPVPYLEPRVSGEEFIDSIWQGVDKLLAAMRAESALCPSSQFALVGYSQGALSINIALRNMDSSERSRIGGIALLADPGKLANPTETLWEGAYTPAVDGVRDKPGAYVALNFAGHGPIPSDVSGRTISMCHQRDIVCAPKWNARIAFHENYTYEEDQAMGVFVGTRAAALLP, via the coding sequence TTGAAGTTCCACCGGGCTTATAACAACTACGCAAACCTGCACATCCAAGGCTCGCTGGTGGCGGTGGGTGCCGAGAATGCGCCGGTGGTGTTCACCACGACTCTGGATGACTCGGTGGGGGTCGATCTCAGCGGGAATTCTCCCCAGGTGCCAGGCCCGTCCGCTTGGGGTGGCCTCTACGTGGCCGACGGCGGGGAAGCTGTCCTTCGGGACACGACGATCACGTACGCCGCCACGGGTCTGCACACAAGTTCCGACGGCAACGCCGAGATTCACGGCGCAATTCTCAACAGCTCAAGCGGGCTCGTTGCTCATGGCTTCACCGATGCCACAGACGTGGACTGGGGATCCGCAAGCGGTCCGTCGCCGTTCGGGACAGGCACATCGGTCTCTGGGACCGGGGCTGTCGTCTTTCCGTGGCGCGGCTACGTAGCTCCGCCACGACCGCCCGCAGCGCCGGCGCAGCCAGCACCAGCCGACAATGGGTGCAAACAACTAGTGATCTACGGGCTCCGGGGCTCCGGCGAATTGCCACAGGGCCCGAACGAGACGACCTTGCCGACCTTCGGTTCCGACACGTCTGGATTCGGCCTCGACAACCTTGTGATTGCGGGCGCCATACGTGACCGAGTGCTTGAGCTCAAGCCGTCCGCCACGACCAAGTTCGTCGCGATTCAATACCTGGCCCTTCCGGTCCCCTACCTCGAGCCCCGAGTGTCCGGCGAGGAGTTCATCGACAGCATCTGGCAGGGAGTGGACAAGTTGCTCGCAGCGATGCGTGCCGAGTCAGCACTCTGCCCAAGCTCCCAGTTCGCGCTCGTGGGCTACTCACAGGGGGCGTTATCGATCAACATAGCCCTGCGGAACATGGACTCGTCTGAGAGGAGCCGGATTGGTGGAATCGCGCTGCTAGCTGATCCCGGCAAGCTAGCGAATCCCACCGAGACACTCTGGGAAGGTGCATATACCCCTGCGGTCGACGGAGTGCGCGACAAACCGGGCGCGTATGTTGCGCTCAATTTCGCTGGTCATGGCCCGATACCGTCCGACGTGAGTGGACGCACGATCTCCATGTGCCACCAGCGAGACATCGTCTGCGCTCCAAAATGGAACGCCAGGATCGCCTT